One Eurosta solidaginis isolate ZX-2024a chromosome 1, ASM4086904v1, whole genome shotgun sequence genomic window, CATGTGTAGGGTGCCATTACATTTGGAGGTTTGGATTTTACATCTAAATCAGCACAAAAGCGTCTCCGGGAGGCATTAGCAGGTCGTCGAGTGAATTGTGTAATTTCTGATATGGCACCAAATGCTACGGGAATACGTATGTTGGATAATGAGAACATAATGAATTTGTGTTATGCAGCTTTACGTTTTGCGGTATCTATGTCTGCACCCGATGCACATTTAGTAGTTAAATTGTGGTCAAATGGCGATGTGGCTAAATTCGAAAAAGATATGGAACGATTTTATGAACATGTGAAACGTGTTAAACCGGAGTCAAGTCGTTCAGATTCTGCTGAAATTTTTTTGGTTGCTCGCCGTTTCAAAGGACTAGAAAATGTGGGCGAAACATAAAATAAATGGAATAAACTCTATGTATATGCACAAAAATGAGCTTCAGACCCctattttatttaatatgaatAGAATGGAATTAAATTTTATGGACCCGCTAGGGTCATATTTGCGCAACTTCGTCAATACCTAGGGAaggtgaactggccggtcaataaagaaatGGAATAACCCCAGCGGTTtatggggtcagaatatacccgcggtaggtatgcttgtcgtaagaggtgactaaattaccagattcaa contains:
- the Mrm2 gene encoding rRNA methyltransferase 2, mitochondrial, translated to MQKCAILIKRIIHTQTYLAKQIPRNLKGKSKSSQEWLTRQLADPYVEKARIMNLRCRSAFKLIEIDDRFKILKPGDNVLDCGAAPGSWSQVAVDRTNANGAKEGCKKGAVFSIDLLHLHAVPGAITFGGLDFTSKSAQKRLREALAGRRVNCVISDMAPNATGIRMLDNENIMNLCYAALRFAVSMSAPDAHLVVKLWSNGDVAKFEKDMERFYEHVKRVKPESSRSDSAEIFLVARRFKGLENVGET